From a single Nymphaea colorata isolate Beijing-Zhang1983 chromosome 4, ASM883128v2, whole genome shotgun sequence genomic region:
- the LOC116252153 gene encoding uncharacterized protein LOC116252153 isoform X1 — MSMYPRVSQDSDRADWTTARSQFLVEQLIEQLVYGNKNDSGFTKEAWKLVCASFNRKFNLNYTTTQVKSHFKILRKQYELVKLLRNQSGFGWDDVYKVVTADEDVWERYIAVNSDAKNYRNKCFPLFDQCATLFDAGKKIGHETLSIVRNEEAATRSSNMSEDNEEDEASYGIAITPQIPVQHKRRSVTLSSRRERRMKQSPELRMPVAVENIVPFDYSSDSRTVQKSTAAAEPSVRDCLEELQRLPGVDRKDKAKATKIFRDPFNRVAFMTYDEDLRREWLLNELETMD; from the exons ATGTCTATGTATCCTCGTGTATCCCAAGATTCGGATAGAGCTGATTGGACAACTGCTCGTAGCCAATTTCTTGTTGAACAGTTAATTGAACAGCTGGTttatggaaacaaaaatgaTTCTGGATTTACAAAAGAGGCGTGGAAATTGGTCTGTGCCTCTTTTAatagaaaattcaatttgaattatACCACTACTCAAGTGAAAAGTCACTTCAAAATATTAAGAAAACAGTATGAACTTGTGAAACTTCTTCGCAATCAAAGTGGATTTGGTTGGGATGATGTATATAAGGTGGTAACTGCTGATGAAGATGTGTGGGAGCGATATATTGCT GTCAATTCTGATGCAAAAAACTACAGGAACAAATGTTTCCCCCTCTTTGATCAATGTGCAACACTCTTTGATG CAGGTAAAAAAATTGGACATGAAACACTATCAATCGTTCGCAATGAAGAAGCTGCTACTAGATCCAGCAATATGAGTGAAgacaatgaagaagatgaagcaagTTATGGAATCGCAATAACGCCTCAGATCCCAGTGCAACATAAGCGTCGAAGTGTCACATTGTCTAGTCGacgagagagaagaatgaagcaaTCTCCTGAGCTAAGAATGCCAGTAGCTGTAGAAAACATTGTTCCATTTGATTATTCCTCTGATAGTCGAACAGTGCAAAAGTCCACTGCAGCAGCTGAACCATCTGTGAGAGATTGCTTGGAAGAGCTTCAGCGTTTGCCTGGTGTAGATCGAAAAGATAAAGCGAAGGCAACAAAAATTTTTAGAGACCCTTTTAATCGGGTTGCATTCATGACATATGATGAAGATCTTCGTCGTGAGTGGTTGCTTAATGAACTTGAAACTATGGATTAA
- the LOC116252153 gene encoding uncharacterized protein At2g29880-like isoform X2 — MSMYPRVSQDSDRADWTTARSQFLVEQLIEQLVYGNKNDSGFTKEAWKLVCASFNRKFNLNYTTTQVKSHFKILRKQYELVKLLRNQSGFGWDDVYKVVTADEDVWERYIAVNSDAKNYRNKCFPLFDQCATLFDGKKIGHETLSIVRNEEAATRSSNMSEDNEEDEASYGIAITPQIPVQHKRRSVTLSSRRERRMKQSPELRMPVAVENIVPFDYSSDSRTVQKSTAAAEPSVRDCLEELQRLPGVDRKDKAKATKIFRDPFNRVAFMTYDEDLRREWLLNELETMD; from the exons ATGTCTATGTATCCTCGTGTATCCCAAGATTCGGATAGAGCTGATTGGACAACTGCTCGTAGCCAATTTCTTGTTGAACAGTTAATTGAACAGCTGGTttatggaaacaaaaatgaTTCTGGATTTACAAAAGAGGCGTGGAAATTGGTCTGTGCCTCTTTTAatagaaaattcaatttgaattatACCACTACTCAAGTGAAAAGTCACTTCAAAATATTAAGAAAACAGTATGAACTTGTGAAACTTCTTCGCAATCAAAGTGGATTTGGTTGGGATGATGTATATAAGGTGGTAACTGCTGATGAAGATGTGTGGGAGCGATATATTGCT GTCAATTCTGATGCAAAAAACTACAGGAACAAATGTTTCCCCCTCTTTGATCAATGTGCAACACTCTTTGATG GTAAAAAAATTGGACATGAAACACTATCAATCGTTCGCAATGAAGAAGCTGCTACTAGATCCAGCAATATGAGTGAAgacaatgaagaagatgaagcaagTTATGGAATCGCAATAACGCCTCAGATCCCAGTGCAACATAAGCGTCGAAGTGTCACATTGTCTAGTCGacgagagagaagaatgaagcaaTCTCCTGAGCTAAGAATGCCAGTAGCTGTAGAAAACATTGTTCCATTTGATTATTCCTCTGATAGTCGAACAGTGCAAAAGTCCACTGCAGCAGCTGAACCATCTGTGAGAGATTGCTTGGAAGAGCTTCAGCGTTTGCCTGGTGTAGATCGAAAAGATAAAGCGAAGGCAACAAAAATTTTTAGAGACCCTTTTAATCGGGTTGCATTCATGACATATGATGAAGATCTTCGTCGTGAGTGGTTGCTTAATGAACTTGAAACTATGGATTAA
- the LOC116252517 gene encoding uncharacterized protein LOC116252517 encodes MEHPASSTPLRVLVRPPPPPPPTSSSSSSAASSSSHSLPPNSTQPNPPSSVQNNDGVIVIGLIGRDPDEATQLLNRILDANVFGSGKQDIDIHADLRNSENDGGESISDWFRSRRISYYFEKEKGIVFLLLSTSGRRHCASGSAFEECESDDLRGILVLFLVCHVIMFLNEGSHFDTNLLKKFRLLQSAKHALAPFVKSQITIPKSSSSSFLLSSSQQANLGAKSSNKSPSRPAATGGRHAASVSLMSGSYSSLFPGQCAPVLLFIFVDDFSDCASSGLQAEDQTDELSSANQSGGPVGLLRGNVSSNPSTSVVMLSRPASKSEGGFRKKLQSSLDGQIRFLIKKCRPLSGGATEGGHSGSSMGSRGMGHGGSGAGIGGALFSIDATRAVALLERSTNHKGESLNFVTDLIDQVLEGKASLDILHLENNSHNPYKEDVQSIREFIYRQCDILRGRGGLSMNPSSGSAAGVGMVAVAAAAAAASAASGGSSVGVGGGSTKAICNPPELPSLENWLSATQLLLDALISVKHNVVKEKEDFAFESDRSGDMSRPIQSNRKEVTSSGRDAINAAISCLEGGKGLNMKFSVGWCQKALPAAIQVYMGGLPPCYPTTVHEEHLEKALRAFFSMVKGSAVQMFSEKLKEECNSIWKSGRRLCDAVSLTGRLCMHQKHGVEHEDATSLVSQNSTICDLDVDAKSDASLKKHCSGYVFLHACACGRSRRIREDPFDFESANVAFNHFPDCENILPSLSLPTLTENGPFKTSAWSLIRLGGSRYYEPTKGLVQSGFCKTRKFLSICTIAPNRQGNINGFSMGSTRKAPMSSSSKSDPKIQSVPEVVNNLPLPVEGQKKGAGSISSGDQRISFGRGLPILEMKKPFTAAITGTLDQDSAFPPLQQRKQSGTGMKQNVEKVQKENESPGNAGNQWNLKRNEVPIQENSQSNESACQMEDSPFLQIGSNVVPVFLNGSKKVQPANSLKYAIVYIGFEHECPHGHRFLLSAEHLELLGAPYSSSDDAITSSIENSQNQSTAVVNQGKGHKQEKVHLHTVRMEKPAVNRSKGMILEHDQLKEHGQSLMVPAALPRFWKDFDESLQDTIVNDGTEGCILLNRHLPIYMKCPYCGMVKSKKRSDVNFAGMISQLQRIFLVTPPFPTVLATCPLVQFEASLLPPSVHDRESQSCFSLGSQVILPPESFVTLRLPFVYGVQLNDGVSRPLQPSEHRPESTAWICKGTVLQVLSKGNL; translated from the exons ATGGAGCACCCTGCTTCGTCCACGCCCTTGCGCGTGTTGGTGagaccaccaccaccacctcctcccacctcttcctcctcctcttctgcGGCATCCTCTTCCTCCCATTCCCTCCCTCCCAACTCCACCCAACCCAACCCACCTTCTTCTGTCCAAAACAACGACGGCGTAATAGTCATAGGTCTCATTGGCCGCGACCCAGATGAGGCAACGCAGCTGCTCAACCGAATTCTCGATGCCAACGTCTTCGGATCCGGAAAGCAGGACATCGACATCCATGCCGACCTCAGGAACAGTGAGAACGATGGTGGGGAGTCGATCTCCGACTGGTTTCGGAGCAGAAGGATCAGTTACTACTTCGAAAAGGAGAAGGGGATCGTCTTCCTGCTGCTCTCGACGTCCGGACGACGTCATTGTGCGAGCGGTTCCGCGTTCGAAGAGTGCGAGTCCGATGACCTTCGTGGGATTCTAGTCTTGTTTTTG GTTTGCCATGTTATCATGTTTCTAAACGAAGGATCCCACTTCGATACGAATTTGTTGAAGAAATTTCGGCTGCTTCAATCTGCTAAACACGCATTGGCTCCATTTGTGAAATCTCAAATTACGATTCCCAAGTCTTCTTCgtcttcctttttgttgtcatcatcaCAGCAAGCTAATTTAGGAGCCAAATCATCTAATAAATCCCCAAGCAGACCTGCGGCAACCGGCGGCCGGCATGCAGCTTCAGTTTCGCTCATGTCGGGATCTTACTCGTCACTGTTTCCCGGGCAATGTGCTCctgttcttcttttcatctttgtCGATGATTTCTCAGACTGTGCCAGTTCTGGATTGCAAGCTGAGGATCAGACGGATGAGTTGTCGTCTGCAAATCAATCTGGCGGACCTGTTGGACTGTTGAGAGGCAATGTGTCTTCAAATCCTTCAACTTCTGTAGTAATGTTATCTCGTCCAGCAAGTAAGAGTGAAGGTGGTTTCAGGAAGAAATTACAGTCATCTCTTGATGGCCAGATCCGATTCTTGATTAAGAAATGCCGACCATTGAGTGGAGGTGCCACAGAAGGTGGACATTCCGGCTCCAGCATGGGCTCGAGAGGAATGGGGCATGGGGGTTCAGGAGCTGGAATTGGAGGTGCGTTGTTTTCTATTGATGCTACAAGGGCTGTGGCTCTTCTAGAGAGGTCAACAAACCATAAAGGGGAGTCCTTGAATTTTGTCACTGATCTCATTGACCAGGTGTTGGAAGGAAAGGCTTCCTTGGATATTCTTCATCTTGAGAATAATAGCCACAATCCATATAAAGAGGATGTTCAATCGATCAGAGAATTTATATACAGGCAATGTGATATTCTCAGGGGCAGAGGAGGGTTATCAATGAATCCAAGTAGTGGCTCTGCTGCTGGTGTTGGTATGGTAGCTGTTGCAGCTGCAGCTGCAGCTGCTTCTGCTGCATCTGGAGGCAGTAGCGTTGGTGTTGGTGGTGGTTCAACAAAGGCAATTTGCAATCCTCCTGAACTTCCAAGCCTTGAGAACTGGTTGTCAGCAACTCAGCTGCTTCTAGATGCATTAATATCTGTAAAACACAACGTTGTGAAGGAAAAGGAGGATTTTGCTTTTGAATCTGACCGGTCAGGTGACATGAGTAGGCCCATTCAGTCGAATAGGAAAGAAGTTACCTCCAGTGGAAGAGATGCAATTAATGCTGCTATATCATGTCTGGAAGGTGGTAAAGGActaaatatgaaattttcagTTGGATGGTGCCAGAAGGCTCTTCCAGCTGCTATACAAGTTTATATGGGAGGATTGCCACCTTGTTATCCAACTACAGTTCATGAGGAGCATTTAGAGAAGGCCTTGCGTGCATTTTTCTCAATGGTGAAAGGATCAGCAGTACAAATGTTTTCTGAAAAGCTGAAAGAAGAATGTAACTCCATATGGAAATCTGGGAGGCGGCTGTGTGATGCAGTCAGTTTAACTGGAAGACTGTGTATGCACCAGAAACATGGAGTTGAGCATGAGGACGCAACGTCACTCGTGTCTCAAAATTCAACCATTTGTGACCTTGATGTTGATGCAAAATCAGATGCTTCTCTCAAGAAACATTGCAGTGGTTATGTTTTCCTTCATGCCTGTGCCTGTGGCCGTTCAAGGCGTATTCGTGAGGATCCTTTTGACTTTGAGAGTGCCAATGTTGCTTTCAATCATTTTCCAGACTGTGAAAATATTCTTCCGTCACTTTCTCTGCCCACTCTTACTGAGAATGGCCCTTTCAAAACTTCAGCATGGAGCCTTATTCGCTTGGGAGGTAGTAGGTATTATGAACCTACAAAAGGATTGGTCCAGAGTGGATTCTGCAAAACTAGGAAATTCCTGTCAATATGTACAATAGCTCCTAATAGGCAAGGTAATATAAATGGATTTTCAATGGGAAGCACAAGGAAAGCACCAATGTCCTCGAGCTCAAAATCAGATCCCAAGATTCAGTCGGTTCCTGAGGTGGTTAACAATCTGCCATTGCCAGTGGAAGGTCAAAAGAAAGGAGCAGGCAGCATTTCGTCAGGTGACCAGAGGATAAGTTTTGGTAGAGGACTTCCTATTCTTGAGATGAAGAAACCTTTTACAGCTGCAATTACTGGTACTCTGGATCAAGATTCAGcatttcctcctcttcaacaaCGGAAACAATCAGGAACAGgcatgaaacaaaatgttgagAAGGTTCAAAAAGAGAATGAAAGCCCTGGAAATGCTGGAAATCAGTGGAATTTGAAAAGGAATGAAGTTCCCATCCAGGAAAACTCACAGAGTAATGAGAGTGCCTGCCAGATGGAAGACAGCCCATTCCTACAGATAGGAAGCAATGTGGTGCCAGTCTTTCTGAATGGCAGTAAAAAGGTCCAACCTGCTAACTCTTTGAAATATGCAATTGTATACATTGGCTTTGAGCATGAATGTCCGCACGGGCACCGTTTTTTACTGTCAGCTGAACATTTAGAACTACTTGGTGCTCCATATTCATCATCTGATGATGCAATAACCTCTTCGATTGAAAACTCACAAAACCAGTCTACAGCAGTTGTGAATCAGGGGAAGGGTCATAAACAAGAAAAGGTTCATTTGCATACAGTAAGAATGGAAAAACCTGCTGTAAATAGGTCAAAGGGGATGATTTTAGAACACGATCAATTGAAAGAACATGGCCAATCATTGATGGTTCCTGCTGCACTTCCTAGATTTTGGAAAGACTTTGATGAATCTCTTCAAGATACTATCGTCAATGATGGCACTGAAGGGTGTATTCTTTTGAACAGACATTTGCCTATATATATGAAATGTCCATACTGTGGGATGGTCAAGAGCAAGAAGCGGTCGGATGTGAATTTTGCAGGCATGATTTCACAACTTCAACGCATTTTCCTG GTTACACCACCATTCCCCACAGTGCTAGCTACCTGCCCACTTGTACAATTTGAG GCATCTTTACTCCCACCATCAGTTCATGACCGTGAAAGTCAATCATGCTTTAGCCTCGGTTCCCAAGTTATCTTGCCACCTGAAAGTTTTGTGACATTAAGATTGCCATTTGTCTATGGTGTACAACTAAATGATGGTGTCTCTCGGCCACTACAACCATCCGAACATCGGCCTGAATCAACTGCCTGGATTTGCAAGGGCACGGTCTTACAGGTTTTGTCCAAGGGAAACCTATAG
- the LOC116252277 gene encoding protein WALLS ARE THIN 1-like has product MADNEPTERRECLIPERAKLHLAMLALQFGYAGFHVVSRAALNMGVSKVVFPVYRNIIALILLVPFAYFLEKKERPKITPSFLIQFFLLALCGITANQGFYLLGLEHTSPTFASAIQNSVPAITFLMAALLRLEKVHLNRKDGIAKVAGTLLCVGGASIITLYKGPTIIRPYLTNSGNEFLLQLGSTGGKNWTLGCLFLIGHCLSWSGWLVLQAPVLKRYPARLSVTSYTCFFGVIQFLIIAAFIERDSQAWIIRSGGELFTILYAGLVASGIAFAVQIWCIDRGGPVFVAVYQPVQTLVVAIMASVALGEQFYLGGIIGAVLIISGLYLVLWGKNEERRRAMEVLIVGTDRNEGQGARRRLDLDAEGPKQSSSCSSALTQPLLPPSSFTDNV; this is encoded by the exons ATGGCTGATAACGAGCCCACAGAGAGGAGAGAATGCCTGATACCAGAGCGTGCCAAGCTGCACTTGGCCATGCTGGCCTTGCAGTTTGGCTACGCAGGCTTCCATGTTGTCTCCAGGGCTGCCCTCAACATGGGGGTCAGCAAAGTCGTCTTCCCTGTATACAGAAACATCATAGCTCTAATCCTACTTGTTCCCTTCGCTTATTTTCTAGAAAA GAAGGAGAGACCAAAGATCACACCCTCATTCTTGATCCAGTTCTTCCTCCTAGCTCTCTGCGG GATAACTGCCAACCAAGGTTTCTACCTGTTGGGACTGGAACATACGTCCCCAACGTTTGCATCAGCCATTCAAAACTCAGTCCCAGCTATAACATTCCTCATGGCAGCACTACTAAG GTTGGAAAAGGTTCATCTGAACAGGAAAGATGGGATAGCTAAGGTGGCAGGAACTCTTCTCTGCGTTGGTGGTGCATCAATTATAACGCTTTACAAAGGACCAACCATTATAAGGCCATACCTGACCAACTCAGGCAACGAGTTCCTGTTGCAGCTAGGAAGCACCGGCGGCAAAAACTGGACGCTTGGTTGCCTCTTTCTTATTGGGCACTGTCTTTCTTGGTCCGGCTGGTTGGTGCTGCAGGCACCCGTCCTAAAGAGATACCCTGCAAGGCTCTCTGTTACCTCctatacctgtttctttggtgtTATTCAGTTTCTCATCATTGCAGCCTTCATAGAGAGAGACTCTCAAGCTTGGATTATACGCTCCGGCGGAGAACTGTTCACCATCTTATATGCG GGCTTGGTGGCTTCTGGGATCGCCTTCGCTGTTCAGATTTGGTGCATAGACAGGGGTGGGCCCGTCTTCGTCGCAGTTTATCAACCAGTACAGACCCTAGTTGTCGCCATCATGGCGTCCGTCGCCCTGGGTGAACAATTTTATTTGGGagg AATAATTGGAGCGGTGCTGATAATAAGTGGACTGTACCTTGTTCTGTGGGGTAAGAacgaggaaagaagaagggcGATGGAAGTCTTGATAGTGGGCACTGACAGAAACGAGGGACAAGGCGCTCGCAGAAGGCTGGATTTAGATGCTGAAGGGCCCAAACAATCTTCCTCGTGCAGCTCTGCTCTCACCCAGCCGCTCCTACCACCTTCTTCCTTCACCGACAATGTTTAG
- the LOC116253634 gene encoding uncharacterized protein LOC116253634 — MASSVVQGLHFCSPPSILSSSRSKTHVTTPLSRTSLSRPLSMGKRVVVAASIERVGLDENPEGIISGEWPENFSLLSYEDLRAYLEPEILKEEIQPSALLGEVMATVIRTAMADNKLGEIDHHFEFVSGLPVVDEELVCIGIVSKEDRARASDGLQSTVGEVMSTSVITLSPDKTVLDAATLMLRERIHRIPIVNERGQVIGMVTRSDIFKVLKDILR; from the exons ATGGCGTCTAGTGTAGTGCAGGGACTACATTTCTGCAGTCCTCCATCGATTCTTTCATCATCGAGGAGCAAAACCCATGTCACCACTCCCCTTTCCaggacctctctctctcgaccGCTTTCGATGGGCAAGAGAGTTGTTGTCGCCGCATCGATCGAAAGAGTCGGCCTGGACGAGAATCCGGAGGGCATTATTTCCGGCGAGTGGCCGGAGAACTTCTCGCTCCTTAGCTACGAGGACTTGCGGGCTTATCTGGAGCCGGAGATCCTCAAGGAGGAG ATTCAACCCTCTGCTCTGTTGGGAGAGGTGATGGCCACGGTGATTCGGACGGCGATGGCAGACAACAAATTGGGAGAGATCGATCATCATTTCGAGTTTGTGTCAGGGTTGCCGGTGGTCGACGAAGAGCTCGTATGCATCGGAATTGTGTCGAAGGAGGATAGGGCCAGAGCTAGTGATGGA CTGCAATCGACGGTTGGTGAGGTGATGAGCACATCTGTGATCACTCTTTCTCCTGATAAGACCGTTCTTG ATGCTGCAACCTTGATGCTAAGGGAGAGAATTCACAGGATACCCATTGTTAATGAAAGAGGTCAGGTTATTG GAATGGTGACTCGCAGTGACATTTTCAAGGTGCTAAAGGACATCTTGCGCTGA